In the genome of Ignavibacteriales bacterium, one region contains:
- a CDS encoding helix-turn-helix transcriptional regulator — translation MNIKETIGKRIKELRDKKKISQEKLAELADLDRTYINTVERGKRNISIENIEKIATALDCTLQEFFKSELFNKKT, via the coding sequence GTGAATATAAAAGAAACAATTGGTAAGCGAATAAAAGAGCTTCGTGATAAGAAGAAAATTTCACAAGAAAAACTTGCTGAATTAGCCGACTTGGATAGAACATATATCAACACCGTTGAAAGAGGCAAAAGAAATATTTCTATAGAAAATATCGAGAAGATTGCTACAGCGTTAGACTGTACTTTACAAGAATTTTTTAAGTCAGAGCTATTTAATAAAAAAACATGA
- a CDS encoding DNA cytosine methyltransferase: MTKEENALTYIDLFAGCGGLSLGLFNSGWKGLFAIEKSPDAFQTLKYNLIEKKKHFDWPTWLEQTNHDINAVLKKHKDELEKLQGHVDLVVGGPPCQGFSTAGRRKEDDVRNGLIKSYLNFVKIVKPNIIFFENVKGFTLKFHKNKSKGRVYSNYVVNELNKLGYDVDGKLVDFSMYGIPQKRTRFILVGIKKDLITNDNISSKSFFKLLISNRRQFLIDKNLPFNPYLKNALSDLLKKNGLVKTPDRKGFKSGKYSKVESRYQEFLRAGSDSKTPNSHSFPKHKKEIKKRFKELLKSEVENKNISDEARKKHKIKKHTLIPLGANKKSPTITTLPDDYIHYCEPRILTVRECARIQSFPDWYEFKSKYTTGGERRKIDVPRYTQVGNAIPPLFGEQVGLVIKGIVALDG, translated from the coding sequence ATGACCAAGGAAGAAAACGCACTAACTTATATTGACTTATTTGCTGGCTGCGGAGGTTTATCTTTAGGTCTATTCAATTCTGGATGGAAAGGACTCTTTGCAATAGAGAAAAGTCCCGATGCATTCCAGACATTAAAATATAACCTAATAGAGAAGAAGAAGCATTTTGATTGGCCAACTTGGTTGGAGCAAACCAACCACGATATTAATGCAGTATTGAAAAAGCATAAAGATGAATTAGAAAAATTACAAGGGCATGTTGATTTAGTTGTTGGTGGCCCTCCTTGCCAAGGATTCTCCACTGCAGGAAGAAGGAAAGAAGACGATGTTAGGAATGGATTGATAAAGTCATATCTAAATTTCGTAAAGATTGTAAAGCCTAATATTATATTTTTTGAAAATGTTAAAGGATTTACTCTCAAGTTTCATAAGAACAAATCAAAAGGTAGAGTTTATTCAAATTATGTCGTGAACGAATTAAATAAACTTGGATATGATGTTGATGGTAAACTTGTCGATTTTTCTATGTATGGTATCCCTCAGAAGAGAACAAGATTTATTTTAGTTGGTATTAAGAAAGATTTAATAACAAATGATAATATTTCTTCGAAAAGTTTTTTTAAGCTACTCATTTCAAACCGCAGGCAATTTTTAATTGATAAAAACCTTCCTTTTAATCCATATTTGAAAAACGCACTGTCAGATCTATTGAAAAAAAACGGTCTTGTTAAAACTCCTGATCGCAAAGGATTTAAAAGTGGTAAATATTCTAAAGTAGAATCAAGGTACCAAGAATTTTTAAGAGCCGGTTCCGATTCGAAGACACCGAATAGTCATAGCTTCCCGAAACATAAGAAAGAAATAAAAAAACGTTTTAAGGAACTTCTTAAGAGTGAGGTTGAAAACAAAAACATTTCTGACGAAGCAAGAAAAAAGCACAAGATTAAAAAACATACACTCATACCATTAGGCGCTAATAAAAAATCACCAACCATTACAACACTACCTGACGATTATATACATTATTGTGAGCCGAGAATATTAACAGTGCGCGAATGTGCTCGGATACAAAGTTTTCCCGATTGGTATGAATTCAAATCTAAATATACTACTGGGGGTGAAAGACGTAAAATAGATGTCCCACGTTATACACAAGTAGGGAATGCAATACCACCCCTGTTCGGGGAACAAGTAGGTTTAGTTATTAAAGGTATAGTGGCATTAGATGGATAA
- a CDS encoding sensor histidine kinase, translating to MDKLQFKISAALKNLIGKELITDEYVAIFELVKNSFDAYATKVEIIFENLYVEHGEPRIIVKDNGKGMSFYDLENKWLFVAYSAKADGTEDINAQNNSDYRNKITVNRTFAGAKGIGRFSCDRLGKNLNLITIKDEPEAKIENLFVNWEEFEEDQEELFVNIDVTHKVLETINYKNFEHGTILEITNLRDEWNRDKLLKLKYSLEKLINPNQENDARNFEIELIAREESQADRDNKNERDRVNGLIKNFLFETLELKTTQIKTEIVDEGSFIISELIDRGKRIYKVKEKNQYNLKSNIKIHLFQLNQAAKINFRKIMGFHSVEYGSIYLYKNGFRIYPFGEEGIDLLGIDRRKQQGYARYLGTREILGRIEINDRANIDDLKETTSRDGGLIKNDKYENLVDFFFEKALRRLEKYVVDLIKWGEPLKEFDGKEIKPNDIRNEILSLISNMAKNEDVIDLDYDKNFLNVIKERAEENLPQNLKSLKVLAEKTDNPELQKKTQRILSQTKALQEAYQETQKEKVVATILKKDVEEELKQVQSQNLFLKSISTRDFDQVVSFLHQIGIYSNTIDIYLNRIRKKIKNSEKISNDELSEFIDKINFENRKIISFSKFATKAGYKYEEQVVEEDLISFVSQYITQVKDKYDFKIDLTNKGEITFIKQFRPIEIILVVDTFLSNSQKQKPSFVKFNFGHEDEDLVITIKDDGNGLHKSIKNPSNIFEKGYTTTSGSGVGLFFAQQIVKKLKGTISVNADVEKGIEFKIRIK from the coding sequence ATGGATAAGTTGCAATTTAAAATAAGCGCAGCACTCAAAAATCTTATAGGTAAAGAATTAATTACTGATGAGTATGTTGCAATTTTTGAATTAGTTAAAAATTCATTCGATGCCTACGCTACCAAAGTCGAGATTATTTTTGAAAATCTTTATGTTGAACATGGTGAGCCTAGAATAATAGTGAAAGATAATGGAAAGGGAATGAGTTTTTATGATTTAGAGAATAAATGGTTGTTTGTGGCTTATTCAGCTAAAGCTGATGGAACGGAGGATATTAATGCGCAGAATAACAGCGACTATAGAAACAAAATTACTGTAAATAGAACATTTGCCGGAGCTAAAGGTATAGGGCGTTTTTCTTGTGATCGGTTAGGTAAAAATTTGAACTTGATAACTATTAAGGATGAACCTGAAGCCAAGATTGAAAATTTATTTGTTAATTGGGAGGAATTTGAAGAAGATCAAGAAGAGTTATTTGTTAATATTGATGTTACTCATAAAGTATTAGAAACAATTAATTATAAGAATTTTGAACATGGGACAATTCTTGAAATAACCAACCTTAGGGATGAATGGAATAGAGATAAATTATTAAAACTTAAGTACTCGCTTGAGAAATTAATAAATCCAAATCAGGAAAATGATGCGAGAAATTTTGAAATAGAATTAATTGCTAGGGAAGAATCACAAGCGGATAGGGACAATAAAAACGAAAGGGATCGAGTAAATGGTTTAATAAAAAATTTTTTGTTTGAGACGCTGGAACTTAAAACGACCCAAATCAAAACTGAAATTGTTGATGAGGGATCTTTTATTATTAGTGAACTGATTGATAGAGGCAAAAGGATTTACAAAGTCAAGGAAAAAAACCAATACAATCTTAAATCAAATATCAAGATTCACCTTTTTCAATTAAATCAAGCTGCAAAGATTAATTTTAGAAAAATAATGGGATTTCATTCAGTAGAGTATGGATCAATTTATTTATATAAGAATGGATTTCGTATCTATCCTTTTGGTGAAGAAGGAATTGACCTGCTTGGTATTGATAGAAGAAAACAACAAGGGTACGCAAGATATTTAGGGACAAGAGAAATACTTGGACGAATTGAAATAAATGATCGGGCAAATATAGATGATCTTAAAGAAACAACAAGTAGAGATGGGGGTTTAATAAAAAATGATAAGTATGAAAATTTAGTTGATTTCTTTTTTGAAAAAGCACTTAGAAGACTTGAGAAATATGTTGTTGACTTAATCAAATGGGGTGAGCCGCTTAAAGAATTTGATGGAAAAGAAATTAAGCCCAATGACATTCGAAATGAAATATTATCATTGATTTCAAATATGGCAAAAAATGAAGATGTCATTGATTTAGATTATGATAAAAATTTTCTAAATGTAATAAAAGAAAGAGCAGAAGAAAACCTCCCACAAAATCTAAAAAGTTTAAAAGTACTTGCAGAAAAAACAGATAATCCTGAATTACAGAAGAAAACCCAAAGAATATTATCTCAAACCAAAGCGCTTCAAGAAGCTTATCAGGAAACCCAAAAGGAAAAAGTAGTTGCTACTATCTTAAAAAAAGATGTCGAGGAAGAATTAAAACAAGTACAATCTCAAAATTTATTTTTAAAATCAATTTCTACCCGGGATTTTGACCAAGTAGTTAGTTTTCTCCATCAAATTGGAATATATTCTAATACTATTGATATATACTTAAACAGGATAAGAAAGAAAATAAAGAATAGTGAGAAGATTAGTAACGATGAATTGTCAGAATTCATTGATAAGATAAATTTTGAAAACAGAAAAATAATTTCTTTCTCAAAATTTGCAACAAAAGCTGGTTATAAGTATGAAGAACAAGTTGTGGAAGAAGATTTAATTTCTTTTGTTTCACAATATATCACTCAGGTAAAAGACAAATATGACTTTAAGATTGATTTAACCAACAAAGGAGAGATTACTTTCATAAAACAGTTTCGTCCAATAGAAATTATTTTGGTAGTTGATACTTTCTTAAGTAATTCACAAAAACAGAAACCATCCTTTGTAAAATTTAATTTTGGCCATGAAGATGAAGATCTTGTAATAACAATAAAAGACGATGGAAATGGTTTACACAAATCCATTAAAAATCCAAGCAATATTTTTGAGAAAGGTTATACCACGACTTCAGGCTCTGGTGTGGGTTTATTTTTTGCCCAGCAAATAGTAAAAAAATTAAAAGGAACTATATCTGTTAATGCAGATGTTGAAAAGGGAATTGAATTCAAAATAAGGATAAAATAA
- a CDS encoding DUF4234 domain-containing protein, with protein MIKKRNMVAQVGLVIITLGIYVIYWFYKIAEEMKFLAKDHQASPALWTVLLFIPFAGIYSYYKFAELYEKVSSDHFNKWLLFVLYIVFSPAVWFIVQTEMNKKADMNLAAGM; from the coding sequence ATGATCAAAAAAAGGAACATGGTAGCGCAGGTTGGGTTAGTGATCATAACCCTCGGCATATATGTTATCTACTGGTTTTACAAAATTGCCGAAGAAATGAAATTCCTCGCAAAAGATCACCAGGCATCACCGGCGTTATGGACCGTTTTACTTTTTATTCCGTTTGCGGGTATCTATTCCTACTATAAGTTTGCCGAACTTTATGAAAAAGTTTCATCCGATCACTTTAACAAATGGCTGCTGTTTGTTTTATACATCGTATTCTCACCCGCTGTGTGGTTTATTGTGCAGACTGAAATGAATAAAAAAGCTGATATGAATCTTGCCGCAGGTATGTAA
- a CDS encoding MBL fold metallo-hydrolase codes for MKNYNYFILYLCLFLLTAAMPPVVNESDADSGTLTLAADSLHNIGHASMKIKTADGKVIYIDPFQPGNYSDSADIVLVTHGHSDHNQQNLVKKKTTATTITHVQSNIGGVYQVFNIDGIKIYSVPAYNANHNINSCVGYVIEFNGIRLYHAGDTGNIPEMANLADSNITYALFPIDSIYTMSPAAATLAAEMVQADYSIPMHTKPPPDNYDEDKVSRFVPANRLLVRNGETIALYSPSTGTDDLNELPSDFKLFQSYPNPFNPSTTISYSIPSASYVSLKVYDVNGREVETLFEGNSPAGNYVKEWTAKNFSSGVYFYRLQSGGFSDTKKFVLVK; via the coding sequence ATGAAAAACTATAATTACTTTATTCTTTACTTATGCTTGTTTTTGCTTACGGCGGCTATGCCTCCGGTTGTTAATGAATCAGACGCAGATTCCGGCACGTTAACTTTAGCGGCGGATTCATTGCACAATATCGGTCACGCAAGTATGAAAATAAAAACGGCTGACGGTAAGGTTATTTATATCGATCCGTTCCAGCCCGGGAATTATTCTGATTCCGCGGATATAGTGCTTGTAACTCACGGGCATTCCGACCACAATCAACAAAATCTTGTTAAGAAAAAAACAACGGCGACTACTATTACTCATGTACAGTCAAACATAGGCGGGGTGTACCAGGTTTTTAATATTGACGGTATAAAAATTTATTCGGTGCCCGCGTACAACGCAAATCATAATATCAATAGCTGCGTAGGTTATGTAATTGAGTTTAACGGCATAAGGCTTTATCACGCTGGTGATACGGGAAATATTCCCGAGATGGCAAATCTTGCGGACAGTAATATTACTTATGCGTTATTCCCTATCGATAGTATTTATACAATGTCGCCAGCGGCTGCAACTCTTGCCGCAGAAATGGTTCAGGCAGATTACAGTATACCCATGCATACAAAGCCTCCGCCGGATAATTATGATGAGGATAAGGTGTCGCGGTTTGTTCCGGCAAACAGGCTGCTGGTAAGGAATGGTGAAACGATCGCTTTGTATTCTCCTTCAACAGGGACGGATGATCTGAACGAACTTCCTTCTGATTTTAAATTGTTTCAAAGTTATCCCAACCCGTTTAATCCGAGTACTACTATAAGTTATTCAATACCGTCGGCGTCTTATGTAAGTCTTAAAGTTTATGATGTAAACGGGCGTGAGGTAGAAACTTTGTTTGAGGGAAACTCTCCTGCCGGAAATTATGTGAAGGAGTGGACAGCAAAAAATTTTTCCAGCGGTGTTTATTTTTACCGCCTGCAATCGGGGGGATTTTCGGATACAAAGAAATTTGTTTTGGTAAAGTAG
- a CDS encoding ion transporter: protein MLPGMKNKTNVNRNKKNLKAALYEIIFEADTPAGKWFDIVLLWAILLSVLVVFLESIAEIRLAYGNTFYYLEWFFTILFTVEYTLRIISTNKPLRYVLSFYGVIDLLAILPTYLSLVFTGSQYLLVIRVLRLLRVFRILKLTHFLRQAAILKKALMASRGKIAVFLFTVLILVVVIGAVMYVIEGPENGFTSIPFSMYWAIVTMTTVGYGDVSPQTPLGQVFASIVMIMGYAIIAVPTGIVSVEIADVSRKSVDTQTCPNCLKEGHDHDAKYCKYCGSQINN, encoded by the coding sequence ATGTTACCCGGAATGAAAAACAAAACAAATGTTAACCGAAACAAAAAGAATTTAAAAGCTGCGCTTTATGAAATAATATTTGAAGCAGATACTCCCGCCGGCAAGTGGTTCGATATTGTTCTGCTGTGGGCAATTCTTTTGAGTGTGCTTGTTGTATTCCTTGAAAGCATTGCAGAAATAAGATTAGCTTACGGCAACACATTTTATTACCTCGAGTGGTTTTTTACTATTCTCTTTACAGTTGAGTACACATTAAGGATCATCAGTACAAATAAACCGCTGCGTTACGTCCTGAGCTTTTACGGAGTAATTGATTTGCTGGCGATACTTCCCACTTATTTAAGTCTTGTTTTTACCGGCAGTCAGTATCTTCTTGTAATCAGGGTTCTTCGACTTCTGCGTGTATTCAGGATATTAAAGCTTACACATTTTCTGCGGCAGGCGGCTATTTTAAAAAAAGCTTTAATGGCAAGTCGCGGAAAAATAGCTGTTTTTCTTTTTACCGTTTTAATACTTGTTGTAGTAATCGGCGCTGTTATGTATGTAATAGAAGGTCCGGAAAACGGATTTACCAGCATTCCTTTCAGTATGTATTGGGCAATTGTAACCATGACTACTGTTGGATATGGTGATGTGTCGCCACAAACACCGCTCGGTCAGGTATTTGCTTCCATCGTAATGATAATGGGCTATGCAATTATTGCTGTCCCGACAGGCATTGTATCTGTGGAGATAGCCGATGTATCAAGAAAATCAGTGGACACACAGACGTGCCCTAATTGCCTTAAAGAAGGTCATGATCATGACGCTAAATATTGTAAATACTGTGGATCGCAAATTAATAACTAA